GTGCGGATGCATCCGCGCGTGTAGAACACGTGCACGGACACCCTGACGAGGTATTGGCGTTGTTATTCGTTTCTCTGTTGTCTTCATGGTAGTTCTCCTTTGTGCTGCCCCCGTCCCCGTCCTCTCTTGCGCCGGCGTGGCGTTGTGCCTGCCGGCCTAACTCGCCTGCCCATTATGAGGCGTCCGCCAGAAACCACAGAAAGCACCATAGTTTTCGGGGCAGAGATGCAGACGGTCGCGgaagctcctcctcctcctccccccccttttTCTCCCGTACCCATAAGCGCGCTCTCCCGGGGCACTCTCGACTGACAGGCCTCCATCCGCCCAGAGAGCTCGCACTTAGCTGTCTGCGGGCTCACCCGCTTATGgcggcctcttcctctcgctcgccctcACACGtgcacccccctcctctcccccaccctctcaTTGCCTTCCATCCGTGGCCTGCCCACTCGCTTCTCGCATTTCAACGGTAGAAGAGCCACGCATAGGTGCTGATCCTGCTACTTCTCTGGCCCTCGTTACTTTGCCGTGCACGCTCCTGTGTCGCCCTTCTTGTTTCCTTCAGCCAGTGCATTATTCCGTGGAGGCAACATCGCAGCAGAACTCcttatctctctctctcaccgtTCCCATTCTCTCCAGCCACCCTCGtgcgctctctcctcttcgttGCGGGCTAGCGTGTCGGTGGCGCTCATGTCTGGCATCATTCATAAAGAGAGCCTACCTGGGCAGAGTGTCAtcaagcggcgccgcatcgacACCCAAGCAACGACGGAGCCCCGCAAAGAAGGCGAGCGCGGAGACGGCAATGAGAAGCACGTTGGCGATGTCTTGAAGGGTGTGGCAGGCGAGAAGGacgccatcagcagcactGTGGCCCTGTCTGGCCTACGCAGCTCTGCAGCCAAGTCGTCTGCGAAGGCTGCGCtagcgcgcagcagcagcagcagcagcagtgatgacgaagacgacgatgatCAGATCGAGCGTGAAAACGCACGCCTGGCGAAActgcgcgagcagcgcaGTCGTCGCCAACAGGAGCAGCAAAGCACCGGTGTAGCTTCCTCAGCTTCTTCCGCGCAGCCGTCGGCCAATATGCCAGGTGGTGTCGACGCCAcgtcctctccctctgcttCGAAGGCGCAGGAAGGCGCAGTGCACACAAATAGCTACGACCACGACGTGCTCTTCCGAAACCGAGCGTGGTGCCATCCGTCCAAGGCGACCACGGCAGCGGAAAAGCGGCAGAAAAAGTGGGACTCCGTGCTGAACCGCACTCAGGACTCGGTGGCCTTTGGGCACTTTATGAAGAACTTCTTCAAATGAGCGCccgtggcggtggctgtCGTGTTGGTCTTCGATGCTCCTCGTACACGCCCGtgtcattttttttttcggtggAGTGAAGCAGTCGTTGTCTTGGCCTGCCACCGGCTCCTTTTTGCATATGGGTCCAAAggtcgtggtggtgatgaCATCAACGCTGTGGTGCAGGTGTAGTGGGCCGTCGTCGACGTCTTGTTCCTTTTAGCATCCCGTCGAGCAATCAAAACGCGCCAGTGGCGTGCGCGATGTACCCTTCTCGCGGGGTCGAAAgacgaaaagagaagcagaaAACCATGTCACTGTGAACGAAGGAAAGACGATGATGCCTTTCACGTGTGCCTGATGGACGACAAACACATACGCAGCAAGTGCGGCCTCACTCCCTGCCTGCcccacaccctcctcctctgtcgttgttgctgctgtcttTGATTTGCGCTTCACTTGCAGCTACTGCGATTTATATGAAGCAGTGCAGCTGGGGACCGAGCTAGTGGGAGGATAACCCGACCAGCTACGACACAGAGAAGCATGTTTGGCTGCTGCTACGGACTCGGTGACCTGTCTCAGCCGCCAAGCCTGCATCCCCTGCTACCTGCAcggcaggcggcaccgctttGGATCAAGCCTTGTGACCCACCCGAGTCTCCATCTGGCGCtggtcgcgcagcacgcatgcggagaagggacgaggaagggATGAGAAGAGCCCGTTCGGCGCATGACCCCGAGATGCAACGGCAGGGCGGCTCGTCCGAGACGACGACGGATGTAGCTGCagtgcggcagaggtggaTGAGCTGTGGTCGTGCATGCGTATACGTTTGCCGGCGTGACCTCGTGGTGGGGCAGTCCATGGCACGTATTcaataaaaaaaaatcaGTTTATGCTTTCTGAAATCACGGGCGTCATCCTTCTCAAAGCATGACGAGCGTGTGAGAGGTGCACACCAACGTCTGTTACACACGCCTGAGTCCGACAGGCATTAAAGGCTCCCACTGTTCCTCTTCATCCCTCCCCCGTCTGGGGCTGCATGTGCCACTTGCATAAAGAAGTATACACGCATGCATCACACGTTAGCACCAGCAGCTCAATGGTGAAGCCGGCGTCGTTCCACACGCTGATACGACGAAGCGGCTCATTAACTAGAACGGCCCACGGCGAAGGCCACTCAGGGAAGCGTGGCGCATGGTTTCCACACGCGACAAGCCCGCTCAGGTTGTTGTTGCACCGGCTTACGCATAATAGGAGCTCTGTGCCACTCGCCATCGCGCTTATCGTGGTGCTCCTAGTCGCGTCGACCGAGCTGCTATGGCCGCGGCGCTACGCGCGGTTGCCGGATGGCCGTAGCCTTTCCATCCCGTACCGCTCCGAAGCCGCAGCGTATCGAAAAAGCGCTGTGTTCGTCGGGCCACTTCCGCGTGGCAGCGAGAACGTCGTCGCTGGCACGGCAGGAGAAACCGTCCCTGTCGCTGTGCATGGTCGCTCACGCCGCCAAAaagcgctggaggcggaaaTCGAGGAGTACCTGGAGAGCCACGGCATCCATCATgagcgccgcacacgcgtcCGGTTTCACACTCTCTCCAACTTTGTAGACTGGAGGCTGTGCACCACACTAggctctgcagcgctggcgggcTTCAGCGTTCCGGTAACCGGCTTCAATGACACCTACTCGCACATTCGGCGCTTCGAACGGTATCTGGACTTTGTCGAGCGCGAGGGGCTGCATGACGAAGACATCGTCGTCACATTGGACAGCGACGTTTTCTGGACTGGCGCCGACTTTCTCCCCTTCCTCAGAAAGTTCGCGCGCTTTTCACCAGAGACGGAAAGCGACCtagacgtcgccgccgtccggGCATGGGAAGACTAtggggagaagaaggcgccCCTGTACATGCAGCGCTTGCAGACCGAGATGCGCAACGGCGCGGCACCCGTGAAGCGTCCTTTGCTGCAGATGCCGCCTGTGTTGTACAACGCCGACGACCTGTGCTGGTGGGGTCAGCACTCTGAAGGTTTTTTGCAGTGTCCGCTGGCCTTTGCGACGCTGGACCACATGATCGAGGTGGCACGCAACCATGTTTCGAGCATGGACTTGAGCAAGGTAGGGTCACACGCGCTCGTGTGCGGCGATACGCTGCAGGCGCAACTCAAGAAGTCCTTCACTGGCAAGCAACGGTGGATGGTGGATGACTTGCTACGCCACCTGAACACGGCGTCGCCGTACATGACGCAAGCGAAGCGGTCTTGCGACGATCCGTTCTTCTACAACACCACCATTGTGCACAAGTCCAACCCAACCGTGCTGCTGAACGGCGGCATGCACGTGTCACGCGTGTGggcgctgcgctggctgGCAAAGACGCTTGCGACGTACGTGGCGACAGAGACGCCggtcgcggaggcggaggaccACCACACGTCTCAGTGGTGGTGTGACCAAGCGCTTTTAGGGCAAATGTACGTGCGGGCGCGCCTTTACGAGATCGAGCACAACCTGTTGGCAGGCCCTCCGCTTTCGATGAGGACGCCGCCAGTCGCGTACGATAGTCGTTACGGACCGCCAGGCCTTGTTGGTCTGGATCGGCGGTCTCAGATGGTAGTTCTCGCCCCAACCATAGAGCGCAATCCTAACCTGTTCCACCACGGTGGGTACCTGGAGCGGCAGTTCCCCGGTAGCAGCCGTTGGTGGATCTGGAACAAGACCGAGTTACTACTGGGCGAGAACGAGCCGCAGGGTCTCCCACTGGGCAGCCTGCAGACAACGCGTGGTGGCGTCCtcgtgacgccgccgctgctgtggcgctcGGCGACCGCAGAGGACAGGTCAAGAGGCTTTCAAAATGAAGCAGAGGAGGACCCCGACGTCGTTCGTGTTCCTTTTATACACTACGCCGCGCCTTCTAAGCACAAGCGGTTCACAGCTCATCGCAACTATTACGCGTGGATGGTGGCTGCGCGGCACGACCGCCGGGCACGCGAATCTGTGACGAACGCTCTCGGGAAGGAGCTGGTGGAGCTGTGGTTCAACGAGGAGCGTGTTTTCGTCAACTTCACACGCATGTGCGAGGACCCGACTGTCTTGTCTCCGCCGTAGCGCGAGCTCAATAGAGCCTCAAAAGAACGAATACGCGTGCCTTGTGtgtcactttttttttctttttcgttgctCGGCGCGTTGCTCCCGGTGCAGATgccggcgcgcagccgctgtggTGCCCTCTTGTTTTCCTGTGCTGGTACGTGTCTCGCAAGCGCCATCGAATGTGGGGCCTCCGTTCAACCTGCAGTTATCGTCCGGCACCCCTGTGTGGACGGTGGAGTGTTTCTGTGGATTTTTGTGCCTGAAGACACCGCACTCTTTTGAGCTTTTCCTTCCTTCTCGTGATGCTTTCTCTACGCATCGCCGACGTGCTGGTAGACACATACGCCTCCGCATAGTCTTCTTGTGGTCACGccgccctttcctctccGCCCTGTTGGTCAACTTGGGCTGAGGAGTATCTACCAGAGCGCCTCCGTTTgccgccacccccccccctcctcccctccaccaccatcgTCACCGCCAATCTCTCAAGTAACTTAAAAAAATTATACATATATAACGTGTTGTTTTCCTTTTAGTCTTTTTCGCTTGTTTCATGTGGTATGGGTATGCTCCCGTGTGAGTGACGCATATGTTTCTCTCTGCGGGTGGGCCGGCTGGGGCGGTTTGGGAGGGGCCGTGGGGGCGCAGTGGAGGGAGCGcaaaaaggagagggaagcaCGGCGCGCAGTCGGAGCGAACTTGTGGAGAAGGCCACCCATAAAGCCGACACAGCGGCAGGAAGTTCACGGAAGACACACGTAGAGCCGAGGTGAACACTCTGAAAAGCGGAGaagaaagggggaaaaaacacaaaggaggcggctgccgttgGCAGACAACGACAACCGGCCCTGCCAGCACCGGTTTGTACGTCCCTTAAAAGTGAGAATGTACGCACCCTCGCACACGGAGACACCACGTGACACCAAAAGGCGTGTTGGCGCCACGTAGCCTGAGCCGTGACGTGAGGGCGAGTGCAGGCAGCTTTCCCTGTAGCTTGCGTCGATGATGGTCATTCTGCAGCTGTGCCGTCTTTTtgccctcttttctctcccccacATGCATACTCTTCTTCTGGTCACGTAACACGATCGACGCAGCTGCGAAGGGCATCCCTTACCCCACTCAGCCTTGCCCCTCTCTGCATTCTGTTTTGTCTGTCAGCCGCTCGATTCGTCGCGCGCGTCACAGCGAACCTCCATGAgcgtcgaggagctgcagccaAGTTCGCCGGTGGCAGTGAACGATGACGCCGAGGACGTGGTGGAAGCGGAGTTGGTCGCTTACGACGCACATCACACGCACCTCGTCGAAGGCGACTTTTTCCCGGCCGAGGCGCCGGAGGTCGAGGCTGATGGAGCAGTCGCTGACGCTACTGAAGAAGTCGACGCGCTCGTTGACGCGATTGCcgccgaagcagcggcagtggccgcaATGTCGGTGGTGTCAACCCCGCCAAAGCCGGCCGAAGCGCCGTCCCGCAAGCGGGTTTGCTGGGCCGATGAGGGTCACACCGACACCGCCCGCGGCCTGGTGAAGCACGTCACGAACTTCTACATGCCCAACACCTTCTCACGCGGCTCCCGTTacgacgccgccgaccaAGCTAGCCCTACGCGGCCGACCAACGCGACGGCCGTCAATCCAACCCCACCCCTGTTCCGGGAGAAGGTGAACTCGGACGAAACCAGGTACAAGTTCTGTaaggcgcagcggccagcGCTGCAATACGCGGaatggaggcggcagcagcatgaGTATGGCGCCACACCCTTCGAGCTTCAGCCGGTCGATGCAGGACAGCTGACTGGCAGCGTGGGCGTCGCCACAAGGACTCTGTTTGGTGAGCTCTTCcagcgcagcgtcgtcgcccgCGTGGCTGAAGGGCAGGTGCGAACACGCAACGGAACGCACCACAACAGTCAAGACAACGGCTTCCAGCAGCCCTTCGTGCGCATCGACGCGACGTTCGACGAGCCTCTCCCAATCCCGTTGTAGTAACGGAAGCGTGTGGCGTTCGGCTCGTGTTTCCACTTTGTGTGCGCTTGGGGCCGCTTGCCGCCCGGGCTTTCCACGCCCCATCCCCTTAGAACCAAAAACGGCGCGCGTTTCTGCGCGGCCCCCGCCGGGGTTCGGCGGCGTGGCCCGCACGGCCGAACCCACGAATCCCCACCCCCGAGGAAAAAAACAACACCCATGGCACCGCAAACCCACAACCGACccgcccaccccccccccctttccacCCCCAGCTCAGAGGCAAAACATCCCCTTCGCCATTGCCTGCGAAGTCGCGCCGCAGACGGAAAAGCGCACTCCGTGGGGATCGAACCCACGACCACACGGTTAAGAGCCGTGCGCTCTACCGACTGAGCTAGGAATGCCACAAAACACCAGGGTTTGACATGATGTCTCACCTTCCACCGGCATCAAACTCAGGTTTTGCGCGTCCCCCGCGTATTCCCCCCTACACCCCGCGCCTGCTAAGTGCGAAGCACATCCCTATGGTGACCCCTTCCGTTCCCAATTTTCGCCCGTTTACCACAACGCCACAGATGATCCTTGCACAGCTGCGCGGGGGCACCTGTCCGCACCTCGGGtccccgcagcggcgggtgacTAGCAGAGACAAGATGGCGCCCTATATCTACTAATCCGCTGGCATTGTGGGGCGCCCCCGTGCCACTTTGGTACGACAAGCCATGAGATCTCTGTGCACAGGTAAATGCTTATCCGCCGGCCCCCTCTACCctcgacacacacactcgtGTCAGAGGCGTGCGGATTCAGAAGAGGGCGGAATGCCCCCATCCCCTGCAGCCACAGGCCAATGGCATCGACGGAAATGGAAGATGAAGAGGACCGagccctcccctctctccctcaggCAG
This genomic stretch from Leishmania infantum JPCM5 genome chromosome 33 harbors:
- a CDS encoding putative expression-site associated gene (ESAG3), which produces MVKPASFHTLIRRSGSLTRTAHGEGHSGKRGAWFPHATSPLRLLLHRLTHNRSSVPLAIALIVVLLVASTELLWPRRYARLPDGRSLSIPYRSEAAAYRKSAVFVGPLPRGSENVVAGTAGETVPVAVHGRSRRQKALEAEIEEYLESHGIHHERRTRVRFHTLSNFVDWRLCTTLGSAALAGFSVPVTGFNDTYSHIRRFERYLDFVEREGLHDEDIVVTLDSDVFWTGADFLPFLRKFARFSPETESDLDVAAVRAWEDYGEKKAPLYMQRLQTEMRNGAAPVKRPLLQMPPVLYNADDLCWWGQHSEGFLQCPLAFATLDHMIEVARNHVSSMDLSKVGSHALVCGDTLQAQLKKSFTGKQRWMVDDLLRHLNTASPYMTQAKRSCDDPFFYNTTIVHKSNPTVLLNGGMHVSRVWALRWLAKTLATYVATETPVAEAEDHHTSQWWCDQALLGQMYVRARLYEIEHNLLAGPPLSMRTPPVAYDSRYGPPGLVGLDRRSQMVVLAPTIERNPNLFHHGGYLERQFPGSSRWWIWNKTELLLGENEPQGLPLGSLQTTRGGVLVTPPLLWRSATAEDRSRGFQNEAEEDPDVVRVPFIHYAAPSKHKRFTAHRNYYAWMVAARHDRRARESVTNALGKELVELWFNEERVFVNFTRMCEDPTVLSPP